The stretch of DNA TGAAGTTGATTTGAGCTAATTTCTGCAGAACGTTGGCCCTCCAGGAAAATTAGACACCCCTGGTCTAAATGGGAGGTCACTTAAGTCACGAGACAAGTCATGACATGTTCCCCAGTAAGGATGATTGTATGACCAGGATGTGGTCTGTGGACATCTAGCACTTATCAAGGGTATATTACACACATAAAAAGTGATACTCAAAATGTATGCATCTTATAGTAACATTTTGGTTCCACCAACTGAGATGAAGGCACATTTTAAAGCACAAAACTATCTGATAAGACTACATGTCTCCATTATCCCTCATCCAAAACAAGTGGATCTCAACTGCTTGATCAAAACAAATTGGGTAGCAGGGTTGTTTTGATAGATTGTTTCTTGGTAGACGTCATCCAATAAGTACTTGTTGCTTGGCATCCCCTTAGCCTCAAAAACCATTAACAAAACAACCGAAGGCAGAAGAAAAATTATACTGTTTGGTAATGTTGAGTCAGCACTTGGTCCTGAAGCACCTTACTCACACTGAACCAATCTGAACTggtcacaatgaaaaaaaatctgtaatttacaattAATTCCAAGATTAAATCACTTGAGCAAACTCTGCATGTCTCAcccattcttttattttttctcttcacCCACACATCCCCAAAAAATCCCCATTGCTCAACTCTCACCCCAGTCCAGCTCCGAACAGCTGGAGAAGTAATTTCAGTCATAGTGATGGTTGCCTGGAGAAGAGCCCAGATCATCACTCTACTCATAATTCTTTAGAAAAGAAAATTCCATGTTTCCCAACTTGAATCGGAGACATGTCCAGGAAAATCTCTTTCCCATTGCCTGATCCACCAAACATAATTATCTAGTAAGTTTTACTTACAAACATCTGATCCTCAATGGAACATCTCTTACCATTTATCATAAACAGTTGAAAACTAAAAGAAAGCAGCACTGTGGATCTTGATCTCCATGCGATATGGATCCTTCCTTGAAACTGGAGCACACAATGCTGCCTTCATGCTGACACGCTTTCATTCATTCTCTACACTACAATACGTATGCTCATTTGAGAAAGCTAGCAACCAAATGAGTGCAAAGCAAAGACAAACACTTGATGAAGCTTTAAACCACCACCACCACCGATAACTAAATCCATAGCCATTGCACCAGTTGTATTGCAATTTCAGCCTGGATCATGAAAGACTGCTTTTATTAGTAAAACTGCATTATAAAAGACCTATTGTGTATACCAATGTGGTTTAATCTTCTTTAATCATCTGTCATGGCATTGCAGTTCAGGTTCCAATTAAGATCTGGAAATCTTGCACAAAGTCCcatattcattcaaataaatgcctAGTACGGGACATTAATCACAGCTAAGTCCTATGACAAAATGGAGACATCATATTTATTGCATGGCATGGATTCTGACAGATCCAACATGTGTGGATACATTTAGGACTAGCTGACAAACCACAATAATAGGCACCTTGATTGTCAGCTTCTGAAACTTTACCCCTCATAAATACAGATGTCATCCTCAATAAGACCTTAAGCTTGTTTTAATGTTGGAAACATGCAGTTGCAAGACTGTAGTTCAAGATTAATCCCAAAAAGATTGTGCCTAATTCTGAATATTGGTTTTCATCAGTCACTTTTATTGCTGGAGCATTTTGCAGAAATATTGATTCCTAATAAATATAGCAGATTACGTCAATTTCAACAGTTCAATGTGGTTCAGGCAATGCAGGCAGTAACAGACAGTAGGTGAGACCTTTGAAACATGTTGAGCAAAGTTCTTCTGCAGTCAGGACTTAAACAGCAGAAACTTGAAAGGACAGTTAAAAAATTGGCAGGGAAGttaaagaacaaataaaaatacatttttgaaatcaaagaaaaaagaatCTATATTAACAAAAGAAGACATGGGTTGTAATTCTAATACATGTTGACATCAAAATACACTGCATCACCTATGGTCTAAACATACTGTATTTTGATACATTGGGTGTGTGCCTCAATGAAATCTGAGCAAGTTTCCGAGCGAATGAACGGGAGTTCATTGTCCATCTCTCCCTGTACCTCCCATTCTTGGAATGCTTGATATTTCCcagtccgtccgtctgtctggaAGTGTAGTCACTGTTAACTGGATATTCTTTTTACTTGGATCAGGAGGCAGCCAGAGCCTTGACCAGGTAAAGTTTGTCGCCCTGTTCGCTGGTGAAAATGGGTGCCTTTTTGTAGTGTTCCACCAACTCCTCCATTGAGTTAAACTTGCGTTGTCCGATGCAGTAGAGGTTGTCCTTCAGCTGGACTTTGAAATGCTTGTTTTTGGACTGAGCTTTCAGTGATATTGAAAAGTCATTGGGCtagaaaaagaaaagagggagAAAGGGAAAACGTCAACAATTGCTTGAAAGAAGGAATCttaatttatttctcaaaatataaGAAAGACCGTTTCTGTCTACTTACGGAGGACTCACTGTCCCGGATAAGAAAGTCTCCCTCTGTGCCCCTCTGGTTGAGTGCCACCTCTGCCTGATGACGTGTCACCTTCCCATAGTACCACTGCTTGCCAGCGAAGCGTCCACTGGATGAAGGCTCAATGTAGTCACAGTCAGGTGTGGGTGGCCCAGCCATGCTGGCTGAGTTGTGCGACTCCTGCAGAACAGTCACGTAGTTCTTCGGCACAAGTCCCATCTGCCCATCGGCTTTGCGACACTTCCACCACTCTGGGTCATTTTCGGGCTTCTCCACAACATCCATAACCTCCCCCTTCTCAAAGTTCAGCTCTTCATCGTTGCCCGAGCTGAACGGGTAGAGTGCCTGTACTGTGTGTAGCACCTGATTGCCGTTCGCACTATGAACAACAGCAGCCAATTTCTCCGACAAGCCAGAGTCGTTGCTCGCCGATCCATCTGCATCCTCCGTCACGTAGTTGGATGGGAACCATCCCGAATGGCCATTGTAGCTCCCTCTCCACCAGCCATCGCTGCACTTCTCCATGACAATGACCCTTGTGCCCTTAACCAATGACAATTCATCTTCCCGCTCTGCCGTGTAGCTGAATTTGACTAGCGCAGGAAGGTTTAGGTCATACAGACGTTCACCATTGTCCGGGTAGAGGTCAGAGTCCGCGTTGGAGGCCGTTTCACGCATGCCTGTCTTCCGTTTCACCTTGCCAATTCCTGCATACATAAAGAACAGCCATTCAGGTTTTCCCAAATACACAATTAGTGTCCCTTCTTTGTTCTCAACTACTTGTACTTGTAGTATTGCAGATGAAAGCTGCAGTCAGTGTGGACGCCCCAAAATAAATTGGCTTCAACTTCATTGAAACTATTTAGCAACTAGGGGATTTCGATGTTTCATTAAGTTTACCTTATTTGTTAACAAATCACCTTTTCAGAGAGCTTGTTTCTGCATTCTAGGATTGCCTTCTACAATAATACATAAGATACTGCTTTAGAAAGTGGCAGATACAAGGTACAAGGCAACGTAATTTTGCTGCTCAACTTTGTGAAGTCTTCATTACAAGGGGGCATTCAGAATCGggcttgtaacctgaaggtcccAGGTTCAAGTCTTGGTaacggcaggaattgtgggttgggTGGttgggggggagtgaatgaacagcgtcAACTGAGGTACACTTGAACAAGGTACTGAACCCCCAATTGCACTCTGGGTTCTGcaacaaaaatggctgcccactactccAGTGTGTGCACTACAGTTCACTACAGTGTtggtgcacttggatgggttaaatgcaaagcacaaattcagagtatggaACACAATACCTGGCTGTGTGTCACTTCACTTACTTATTTACTCACTGCTTCTGCATATACCTGACACCTTCATTTGGTTTTGTATcagttctttttttatattaagaaaaAGCTCATATCTTTATTCTTGCACTACTTTCTActaaaaaatacacacatttaaCTAAAGGCATTTTGTCAATGGAAAGCCAtgttcagaaattaaaaatgtGTTGAGACAGTCTCTTCAGGGGGTAATTTCATCACCCTGCACTCATTCCATTCTTGTTTAAATTATTCTGTGAAACCAAAGAACATTGTATTATGATACAGGCACCAACAGGCAGGGCACAAGTGAAAAAACAACTTGTCCAAACACATGTTACAGTGCAGTCAGGCTTGTGTTTTCATACTGACAGGGTGCTATCAGCTCCCGCCTGCTTGAGCAATGTTTCCTCTCTTAGTAAACACGGGCACTGGTCCAGTTTCAAAACCACCCAATTACAACCAACTAATCATGTTCTCACCACTTTTTACAACTCATAGATCATATGACAAGCTGTGCATTTTCGCCTTCCTCCTTGATCATGGAGATGATTCAATTATTCCCATGTGAACGTGCATGTAGTAGCAACAGAACAAttctgcaaacaaaaataaatgcttaCTTTGTGACAATGCAAAACATATAGCCACCATGATACAAGGGGGCAAGTTTACTCTAAGAAAGGTTATTTATCATTTTCCACATGTCTCGCACAGCTGTGTGGTCTAGTTCTGTTATTCAGAAAAAAGTACAAGTAATTGCAAAGAGACACTGGAATGATCACCACACCCATCGTCCTCCTCCATGAGGAAGAAGTGAGCAAGGGAGTGTTGGGTTAGGTTCATGGATACTGTCGAGGACACCGGCCTGTCTGACCACATTAGGTCAAGCTAAGTGGGCTGGTCTGGAGGATTAATGGAGAATAGACCCCAAGGCCTTTTTTTACCATGTTGGTGGGTTTGGCAAAGGTTTGTGAATAGTGTTACCGTGCAGGAATGTCCACTTGGCAGTGAAGTTTGTACTGGCCCAATCCAAAGGCCCAAGGACAGTTAAACCCTCTTTCTCTTTacatactttacaaaaaaaaaaagcaaagcaatATAATTATGTTACTGGATGGTAGTACCATGGTAATTTATAGAACACAAAATGCATGGCACTTCAAAGAATGCCATGGTATCACGATAGTATCTCTGCTGTTTGCTGGTCTAAGATGGTTTGCTTAAAGTAAGCCAACCCCCACTAAAACCATCAGAACCAAACCACACCAAATTACTTTAAGCTGGTTCACCCGGTTTTCAACATGGAAGTGGGAAAACTCAGtctttatatttcaaattaatataCCTGTAGGCAGGGTTCAAGAACCAGATGTGATTTAACAAAACTTTTCAAACCAAAAAAGCAGGTGAAACCTTGGAACCACTCTTACCTAATCTAAAAGGAAATCACCCAATTTACTTCATGCTTGCTCAGGGGTTAAAGGTTAACATAGTGAGAACAAAGCTTTTCCAATCGCTCTTTCTGCTATAAGCGAGAGGCCAGAAGAATTTACTCTGTGCCTGCAGATACCTCTACTGCCTAATTTGCAATACAAATGTATGAAATCCCAAACCATGACGTATTTGCCTTTGGCCTCCAAGCTATGTCAGATTAAGGGGGATTGACATTTGCATGGTCAATGTGAGCAGGAAGTGAATGTGAAGTGTATGAGCAATACTAACTGGAGCATTTAGTGCCCCATGCGTGAGCGTGTTGGTGCATGTAACCACAGATGTGTGAATCTTCTGACAGCATGAGTTCAACTCGTCTACAAATTCAAAAGCCacccaaaaagaaaattctgttagattattcactctcatgtcattccctTCCATCATGACCATATCATTAGGTCAGCGAGTTGATATGAACCAGATAAGTATGATTTATGACAGAATCATTCAGAAAGGTTTTATAAACAGatcaaatgattcattaaaaagatccAAATAAAACGTTAGTGATCTAATTCATTAatctaattcataaaaaaattaggaCAATTTGAATGAaaaagtgtgaataaataaaaatttggacTAAAAATGCAGGTTCAAATATACAAGGATTATGAAGGCAAATTTGAAGTTGTCACTTGTTAATAAAGGCAACTGATGTTGGGTGTG from Carassius carassius chromosome 35, fCarCar2.1, whole genome shotgun sequence encodes:
- the nck1b gene encoding cytoplasmic protein NCK1 isoform X1, which encodes MTDEVIVIAKFDYMAQQDQELDIKKNERLWLLDDSKSWWRVRNATNKTGFVPSNYVERKNSARKASIVKNLKDTLGIGKVKRKTGMRETASNADSDLYPDNGERLYDLNLPALVKFSYTAEREDELSLVKGTRVIVMEKCSDGWWRGSYNGHSGWFPSNYVTEDADGSASNDSGLSEKLAAVVHSANGNQVLHTVQALYPFSSGNDEELNFEKGEVMDVVEKPENDPEWWKCRKADGQMGLVPKNYVTVLQESHNSASMAGPPTPDCDYIEPSSSGRFAGKQWYYGKVTRHQAEVALNQRGTEGDFLIRDSESSPNDFSISLKAQSKNKHFKVQLKDNLYCIGQRKFNSMEELVEHYKKAPIFTSEQGDKLYLVKALAAS
- the nck1b gene encoding cytoplasmic protein NCK1 isoform X3; translation: MIFSGIGKVKRKTGMRETASNADSDLYPDNGERLYDLNLPALVKFSYTAEREDELSLVKGTRVIVMEKCSDGWWRGSYNGHSGWFPSNYVTEDADGSASNDSGLSEKLAAVVHSANGNQVLHTVQALYPFSSGNDEELNFEKGEVMDVVEKPENDPEWWKCRKADGQMGLVPKNYVTVLQESHNSASMAGPPTPDCDYIEPSSSGRFAGKQWYYGKVTRHQAEVALNQRGTEGDFLIRDSESSPNDFSISLKAQSKNKHFKVQLKDNLYCIGQRKFNSMEELVEHYKKAPIFTSEQGDKLYLVKALAAS
- the nck1b gene encoding cytoplasmic protein NCK1 isoform X2; this translates as MDMADLFKHFFRIGKVKRKTGMRETASNADSDLYPDNGERLYDLNLPALVKFSYTAEREDELSLVKGTRVIVMEKCSDGWWRGSYNGHSGWFPSNYVTEDADGSASNDSGLSEKLAAVVHSANGNQVLHTVQALYPFSSGNDEELNFEKGEVMDVVEKPENDPEWWKCRKADGQMGLVPKNYVTVLQESHNSASMAGPPTPDCDYIEPSSSGRFAGKQWYYGKVTRHQAEVALNQRGTEGDFLIRDSESSPNDFSISLKAQSKNKHFKVQLKDNLYCIGQRKFNSMEELVEHYKKAPIFTSEQGDKLYLVKALAAS